In the Myxococcota bacterium genome, one interval contains:
- the recR gene encoding recombination mediator RecR, with protein MRSAPPIDRLVASLKRLPGIGEKSATRLAFYLLGAPEASVRELAEAIARLQQDIVLCEHCFDLTDDSPCEICRDPRRETTLLCVVEEPADLAAVERSGRFRGRYHVLGGAFAPIDGVGPDELRIAELLKRIEAGDIEEVLLATNPNAEGDATAHYLIEALRPTGVRLSRIAFGMPLGGDLEYADHVTVGMSIENRRPL; from the coding sequence ATGCGTAGCGCCCCGCCGATCGATCGCCTGGTGGCGAGCCTGAAACGACTGCCCGGCATCGGCGAGAAGAGCGCCACCCGCCTGGCCTTCTACCTGCTGGGTGCCCCCGAGGCGAGTGTGCGCGAGCTGGCCGAGGCGATCGCGCGACTCCAGCAGGACATCGTCCTCTGCGAGCACTGCTTCGACCTCACGGACGACTCGCCCTGCGAGATCTGCCGCGACCCGCGCCGCGAGACCACCCTGCTGTGCGTGGTGGAGGAGCCCGCCGACCTCGCCGCCGTCGAGCGGAGCGGCCGCTTCCGAGGCCGCTACCACGTGCTCGGCGGCGCATTCGCGCCGATCGACGGCGTCGGCCCCGACGAGCTGCGGATCGCCGAGCTCCTGAAGCGCATCGAGGCCGGTGACATCGAGGAAGTGCTGCTCGCGACGAACCCGAACGCCGAGGGTGACGCGACGGCCCACTATCTGATCGAGGCGCTGCGCCCCACCGGGGTCCGGCTGTCGCGCATCGCGTTCGGCATGCCCCTGGGCGGCGACCTCGAGTATGCGGATCATGTGACCGTCGGGATGTCGATCGAGAACCGACGGCCGCTTTAG
- a CDS encoding methyltransferase domain-containing protein, producing MRTSAGSFGTGRVSVQRRRGSLSLRVDGTYASSYQPGSALTGSVWDALAAPLAWLPRDRRRSVLILGLGGGSAARLARELAPKARIVGVEASGEVIKAARRWFELDALDVQVVHGCARQYLRRCRARFDLVIEDVFVGRGRSVHKPDWLPDPGLVAASRRVNPGGLLVSNSIDETAEVAATVRSLYPSSVRIAVEDYDNTILVGGPGPLDARGLRMATAAHPLLRQTLPKLRFRRG from the coding sequence ATGAGAACGTCGGCGGGGTCGTTCGGGACGGGTCGGGTGTCGGTGCAGCGGCGGCGGGGATCCCTGTCGCTGCGCGTCGACGGGACCTACGCGTCCTCCTATCAGCCGGGCAGCGCCCTGACCGGGTCCGTCTGGGATGCGCTCGCGGCGCCCCTGGCCTGGTTGCCCCGGGACCGGCGTCGCTCGGTGCTGATCCTCGGCCTGGGCGGCGGCAGCGCGGCCCGGCTAGCCCGGGAGCTCGCGCCCAAGGCGCGCATCGTCGGAGTCGAGGCCAGCGGAGAGGTGATCAAGGCCGCGCGCCGCTGGTTCGAGCTCGACGCGCTCGACGTCCAGGTGGTCCACGGCTGCGCCCGCCAGTACCTGCGGCGCTGTCGCGCCCGCTTCGATCTGGTGATCGAAGACGTCTTCGTCGGGCGGGGGCGTTCCGTCCACAAGCCCGACTGGCTGCCCGACCCGGGCCTGGTGGCGGCCTCGCGCCGCGTGAATCCAGGGGGCCTGCTGGTGAGTAACTCGATCGACGAGACCGCCGAGGTCGCGGCCACCGTGCGCTCGCTCTACCCGTCGAGCGTGCGCATCGCCGTCGAGGACTACGACAACACCATCCTCGTCGGGGGGCCGGGTCCCTTGGACGCGCGGGGCCTGCGCATGGCCACGGCGGCGCACCCGCTGCTGCGGCAGACGCTGCCGAAGCTGCGCTTTCGCCGCGGCTAG
- a CDS encoding YbaB/EbfC family nucleoid-associated protein, whose protein sequence is MADLGDLMARAQEAQAKLQELQRELATRRIEGTAGGGMVKVEVSGALRVLSVEIEPSLVAGGDREMLQDLTAAAVNAALTNAQRLVQEEMQKASMGLSIPGLGGAG, encoded by the coding sequence GCGACCTGATGGCCCGGGCCCAGGAGGCCCAGGCGAAGCTCCAGGAGCTGCAACGCGAGCTGGCCACCCGGCGCATCGAGGGGACAGCGGGCGGTGGCATGGTGAAGGTGGAGGTCTCGGGCGCACTGCGGGTGCTTTCGGTCGAGATCGAACCGTCCCTCGTCGCCGGCGGTGACCGCGAGATGCTCCAGGACCTGACGGCCGCTGCGGTCAACGCGGCGCTGACGAATGCCCAGCGCCTGGTCCAGGAAGAGATGCAGAAGGCCTCGATGGGACTGTCGATCCCGGGGCTCGGGGGCGCCGGATGA
- the priA gene encoding primosomal protein N': MPEDLFAASRVARVALPVPVDELFEYTIPATIAAKIEPGMRVRVRFGGRALVGVVVERASAPHFEGRLRPIEAVVDSAPVLSPALLTVLRDTADDVLCPIGIALATALPAGSAPVIRKGYALTPRGRHAAESGAARGAVRAILEALARAPRTAAQLRAQGGAQTVPTLDALSRDGWVRSQEIERGPTARVARERIAAITPGADLAAMRAQLGRAPRQLETLERLAEESPLPTRTLPAAPLRALVERGFVVTDERDTPRDVLGTPLEDAAQVELTADQARALQPIEAAIRDRAPTSFLLHGVTGSGKTEVYLRAVATALETGRQALVLVPEITLTHQILARLRSRFGDRLAVLHSGLRPGERVEQWQRLRGGDTPIAVGARSALFAPLERLGVIVLDEEHDGAYKNDEGFRYHARELAQRRAAAAGCPVILGSATPALETRYAAERGEIQRLVLAHRIGGRPLPSVELVDLADEKAQAPRGRKVILSRRLRAALNETLAQGGQSILFLNRRGFSTRIFCFDCGHAERCEDCDVALVYHASEGALRCHYCDHQRPPPERCGGCGTPDTALLGLGTERLEEEVRTLFPHARIARLDRDIAQRRGATERILHDLRAEAIDVLIGTQMVAKGHDFPGVRLVGVVAADVGLHLPDFRAAERTFQLLTQVAGRAGRDRAPGRVILQTFVPNHYAVAPVREHDYEKFYAQELAHRTSLGFPPVGRLAHVLLHGESLVDTTAQAQQLSERLRREVPGCDVLGPAPAPLPRLRGRYRWQILLKGEDAEVRAAALLARDASTRLKDGIQAAVDVRPWSML, translated from the coding sequence ATGCCCGAAGACCTGTTCGCTGCCAGCCGCGTTGCGCGTGTGGCGCTGCCGGTGCCGGTGGACGAACTCTTCGAGTACACCATCCCGGCGACCATTGCAGCGAAAATCGAACCGGGCATGCGAGTTCGTGTCCGCTTCGGAGGTCGCGCACTCGTCGGCGTCGTCGTCGAACGCGCAAGCGCTCCGCACTTCGAGGGCAGGTTGCGGCCCATCGAGGCCGTGGTCGACTCCGCACCCGTGCTGTCGCCCGCCCTGCTCACGGTGTTGCGCGATACGGCGGACGACGTGTTGTGTCCGATCGGCATCGCGTTGGCGACCGCGTTGCCCGCGGGCTCCGCACCCGTGATCCGCAAGGGCTACGCACTGACGCCACGCGGCCGGCACGCGGCGGAGAGTGGCGCCGCGCGCGGTGCGGTGCGCGCGATCCTCGAGGCGTTGGCGCGGGCTCCGCGCACCGCCGCCCAGCTGCGCGCCCAGGGAGGCGCACAGACCGTCCCAACCCTGGATGCGCTCTCGCGCGACGGCTGGGTGCGCTCTCAGGAGATCGAACGGGGCCCGACCGCCCGCGTGGCGCGCGAACGCATCGCCGCCATCACGCCCGGCGCCGATCTTGCGGCGATGCGCGCCCAGCTCGGACGCGCGCCCCGACAGCTCGAGACCCTCGAACGGCTGGCCGAGGAATCGCCGCTCCCGACCCGGACGCTGCCGGCCGCCCCGCTGCGCGCGCTGGTGGAGCGCGGATTCGTCGTGACCGACGAGCGCGACACCCCCCGCGACGTGCTCGGAACTCCGCTCGAGGACGCCGCCCAGGTCGAGCTCACGGCCGACCAGGCGCGCGCCCTGCAGCCGATCGAAGCGGCCATCCGCGACCGCGCGCCCACCTCGTTCCTGCTCCACGGCGTGACGGGCAGCGGCAAGACCGAGGTCTACCTCCGGGCGGTGGCGACCGCGCTGGAAACCGGGCGCCAGGCCCTCGTGCTCGTTCCGGAGATCACGCTCACCCATCAGATCCTGGCGCGACTCCGCTCGCGCTTCGGCGACCGACTCGCGGTGCTCCACAGCGGCCTGCGCCCGGGCGAGCGAGTGGAGCAGTGGCAGCGCCTGCGGGGGGGAGACACGCCGATCGCCGTGGGAGCGCGCTCGGCGCTCTTCGCTCCCCTGGAGCGGTTGGGGGTGATCGTCCTCGATGAGGAGCACGACGGCGCCTACAAGAACGACGAAGGCTTCCGGTACCACGCGCGCGAGCTGGCCCAGCGACGGGCGGCTGCGGCGGGTTGCCCGGTCATCCTGGGCTCGGCCACCCCGGCGCTCGAGACCCGCTACGCCGCCGAACGCGGCGAGATCCAGCGGCTGGTGCTCGCCCACCGCATCGGTGGGCGGCCGCTCCCCTCGGTGGAACTGGTGGATCTCGCCGATGAGAAAGCGCAAGCGCCGCGCGGTCGGAAGGTGATCCTGTCGCGGCGCCTGCGCGCCGCCTTGAACGAGACCCTGGCCCAGGGCGGCCAGTCCATTCTCTTCCTCAACCGGCGCGGTTTCTCGACGCGCATCTTCTGCTTCGACTGCGGCCACGCCGAGCGCTGCGAAGACTGCGACGTCGCCCTCGTCTACCACGCCAGCGAGGGCGCCCTGCGCTGCCACTACTGCGACCACCAGCGGCCGCCGCCCGAGCGCTGCGGCGGCTGCGGCACGCCCGACACGGCGCTCCTCGGTCTGGGCACCGAACGGCTGGAAGAAGAGGTGCGCACCCTGTTCCCGCACGCCCGCATCGCGCGGCTCGATCGCGACATCGCCCAGCGCCGGGGTGCGACCGAGCGCATCCTGCACGACCTGCGGGCGGAAGCGATCGACGTCTTGATCGGCACCCAGATGGTCGCGAAGGGGCACGACTTCCCGGGCGTCCGACTGGTCGGCGTGGTCGCCGCGGATGTCGGCCTGCATCTGCCCGACTTCCGCGCGGCGGAGCGCACCTTCCAGCTGCTGACCCAGGTGGCGGGCCGGGCCGGCCGCGATCGCGCACCGGGCCGCGTCATCCTCCAGACCTTCGTTCCCAACCACTACGCCGTCGCCCCGGTGCGCGAGCACGACTACGAGAAGTTCTACGCCCAGGAGCTGGCGCACCGCACCTCGCTCGGCTTCCCGCCGGTCGGCCGCCTGGCCCACGTGCTGCTGCACGGCGAGTCGCTGGTGGACACCACGGCCCAGGCCCAGCAGCTCTCCGAACGGCTGCGCCGCGAGGTCCCGGGCTGCGACGTGCTGGGCCCGGCGCCCGCGCCGCTACCGCGCCTGCGCGGTCGCTATCGCTGGCAGATTCTGCTGAAGGGCGAAGACGCGGAGGTACGAGCGGCCGCCCTGCTGGCGCGCGATGCATCGACGCGACTGAAGGATGGCATCCAGGCCGCGGTGGACGTGCGTCCCTGGAGCATGCTCTGA
- a CDS encoding ADP-ribosylation factor-like protein — protein sequence MSFINYSSREINCKIVYYGPGLCGKTTNLQWIYTKTNPDLKGKMISLATETERTLFFDFLPLALGEIRGFKTRFHLYTVPGQVFYDASRKLILKGVDGVVFVADSQIERMEANVESLENLRVNLAEQGTSLEDTPCVIQYNKRDLPNAAPVEEMRALLNTRGLPEFEASATTGSGVFETLKAVARSVLRDIKQMSG from the coding sequence ATGTCCTTCATCAATTACTCGTCGCGCGAGATCAACTGCAAGATCGTCTACTACGGTCCCGGCCTCTGCGGGAAGACGACCAACCTGCAGTGGATCTACACCAAGACGAACCCCGATCTGAAGGGGAAGATGATCTCCCTGGCCACGGAGACCGAGCGCACGCTCTTCTTCGACTTCCTGCCGCTGGCCCTGGGCGAGATCCGCGGATTCAAGACCCGCTTCCACCTCTACACGGTGCCCGGGCAGGTCTTCTACGACGCCAGCCGAAAGCTCATCCTGAAGGGCGTCGACGGCGTGGTGTTCGTCGCCGACAGCCAGATCGAGCGGATGGAAGCGAACGTCGAGAGCCTCGAGAACCTGCGGGTGAACCTCGCCGAGCAGGGAACCAGCCTCGAGGACACGCCCTGCGTCATCCAGTACAACAAGCGCGACCTGCCGAACGCCGCGCCCGTCGAGGAGATGCGGGCCCTGCTCAACACGCGCGGGCTGCCCGAGTTCGAGGCCAGCGCGACGACGGGCTCGGGCGTCTTCGAGACGCTGAAGGCGGTGGCGCGCAGCGTGCTGCGCGACATCAAGCAGATGAGCGGCTAG
- a CDS encoding roadblock/LC7 domain-containing protein, with amino-acid sequence MHDAQLVMYDEDFRRILAIVQKLVRDANAKGVFVVDRNGQLIGEAGEMRGIDTTSLASLTAGCIAATGGLAKLVGEEDFPVHFHQGQRDNLHITLVSQRIILVVIFDDRSSLGLVRLRVKKAGAELAKVFEEIQKRSEQEAAKGATPFSEITDDDIDNLFS; translated from the coding sequence ATGCACGACGCACAGCTCGTGATGTACGACGAAGACTTTCGCCGGATTCTGGCGATCGTGCAGAAACTCGTGCGCGACGCCAACGCGAAGGGCGTCTTCGTGGTGGATCGCAACGGCCAGCTGATCGGCGAAGCCGGCGAGATGCGCGGCATCGACACCACCAGCCTGGCCTCGCTCACGGCGGGCTGCATCGCGGCGACCGGCGGTCTCGCGAAGCTCGTGGGCGAAGAGGACTTCCCGGTCCACTTCCACCAGGGTCAGCGCGACAACCTGCACATCACGCTGGTTTCCCAGCGCATCATCCTGGTCGTGATCTTCGACGACCGCAGCTCTCTGGGTCTCGTGCGTCTGCGCGTGAAGAAAGCCGGCGCGGAGCTCGCGAAGGTCTTCGAAGAGATCCAGAAGCGCTCGGAGCAGGAGGCGGCCAAAGGGGCGACTCCCTTCTCCGAGATCACGGACGACGATATCGACAATCTTTTTTCGTGA